The genome window TAACCAAGCGATCAATCTCCAGTGATCAGCTAAGAAGAAGAGGCGCCGCTGGTGTCCTCCCTAGAATGGGGAGCGGAATCCTCGGAGAACTCGTCGTTGTACATCTCCTCGATCATCGGCTTCCACAGCCTCACGCGTGCGTTGATGAACCAGTTCGATATCTGGCTTCTGCTCAGACCGGTGCTCACCGCCAGCCCCAGCTTCTCGCTCTCATCCGGGTACCTGTGGCAGTGCAGCACGATGCGCCATGAATCGGGATACGGTGCCTTCCCGATCCCAATGCCAAGCGGGGATTGTTACTAGTCTCAGTGAGCACTTACGGGTGGAGGAAATGGTCGAAGAGCCATGCCCGGAGCACGGCCACCGAGCCCGCCGGCAGGCCCCGGAGAGGCCGCCACGCCTGCTcggcccgcgccgccgcggccagCTTCGTCCGCCGGGCCACCCTGTCCACCATCTCATCGGTCACTGCCTCGTCGtcgttgtcctcctcctcctcgccgccctcgCGCACCCGCGCCGACCTCTtcctcgccgcggcggcggcggcgtggagcTTGAGCCTGCGCAGTATGGCGCGGCGCAGGTTGCCGAAGTGGCGCGCCATGGCCTGCGCCATGAGGGACGTGTACGCGGCCGCCGTGCCCTCTCCCAGCGCCGGCTCGAACGACGACGCCACGCGGCCCAGCTCGCCGAAGTAGCGCTCCTGCCGGCTCTCAAGCTGCAAGAAAGCGTCGTGGATGTTACTAAACAGCAAAGAACAAAGCTTGACTGATGCAACGCAATAACTGTGATCGTGACCTCGCCGAGAAGGCCGAGGAGCTTGGCCTGGACGCCGTCAGCGTCATTCTTGGCCGCTCGATGCATCGCCCGGAGAGTGCCGGCCTCGAGCTGCTCGTGCTTCTCAGCCTCGTCGTCGGTCGTGCCAGCCGCGAAGTCGGCCATGTGCACCACCTCGCTTAGCAGCTCCTGCGCCGGCCTAAGGTACCGGGAGCCGCGCAGGACGGACATCGTCGCCGGCGCGACACCGCACGAGCAGAGGTGCAGGCGGCGGTCGGTGCCGGCGACCGAGCCGAGAGTCAGGACCAACGGGCCAGCACCCATCAATCCCTCGGCCTGATGGTGCTCGTCGCAATGGCTGCACTGCTCAAACTGGATGGGCGCTGGTAGCCATGGCCGGCCGGCTCCGGCGTTGTGTGGGGCGGGCTCCTTTGGATCTTGCTTTGGTGAGCCTTTCTCGTGGTGTTTGGCCATGACACTATCTACTAAGTGAGCAGCAGCACTACAGTAAGGATATGTAGAATGACCTGAAACATTCAGAGGAAATCAGCAAACTGCAGAAAGTAATCAGTCTGGTTAAAGAAGATCAACAACAAGATCAATTGATTGCATGCTCAAACAGTTTGCAGTGATGATGATACAAATCTACGGGGAAACAATTACAAGAACACTAAGTTAATTGGTACGATTGATGGTCTTGCATACCTTTGCGCTGGTGGAGGAGCAGCAGCTAGCTGGAGTGCGTAGGGAGTAGAGGCAGCCCGATCCTGGATATATAcgcatgtatgcatatatagagTTGCATACCACACAAAAGCAGGCCAAAAGGGCCTTCACAGCTGCATGCAAGCAGCCATACTCAAGTAGTCAAGTTAGCTTTGCTGGCCCTGTCCACTGTCACTGTGGAGCCTTGGGCCATATATATCTTTGCATTGAATTGAACCAGCACCAACCACCGGATCCgttcatccatccatc of Phragmites australis chromosome 3, lpPhrAust1.1, whole genome shotgun sequence contains these proteins:
- the LOC133911196 gene encoding BEL1-like homeodomain protein 11, which gives rise to MAKHHEKGSPKQDPKEPAPHNAGAGRPWLPAPIQFEQCSHCDEHHQAEGLMGAGPLVLTLGSVAGTDRRLHLCSCGVAPATMSVLRGSRYLRPAQELLSEVVHMADFAAGTTDDEAEKHEQLEAGTLRAMHRAAKNDADGVQAKLLGLLGELESRQERYFGELGRVASSFEPALGEGTAAAYTSLMAQAMARHFGNLRRAILRRLKLHAAAAAARKRSARVREGGEEEEDNDDEAVTDEMVDRVARRTKLAAAARAEQAWRPLRGLPAGSVAVLRAWLFDHFLHPYPDESEKLGLAVSTGLSRSQISNWFINARVRLWKPMIEEMYNDEFSEDSAPHSREDTSGASSS